The Brassica oleracea var. oleracea cultivar TO1000 chromosome C6, BOL, whole genome shotgun sequence genome includes a region encoding these proteins:
- the LOC106299025 gene encoding probable carboxylesterase 6, which translates to MEATTITHVTTNNPNYNTTIHGPVVEEVEDLIRVYKDGHVERTQFVPCVDPSLPLELGVACSDVQIDELTNVWARLYVPTVNNSSSVSKLPLLVYFHGGGFCAGSASWSCYHQFLGRLSAKSRCLVMHVNYRLAPENPLPAAYEDGVNAILWLKKTRNDNLWSELCDFGSIFLAGDSAGGNIANHVASRLADVDALIKPLIIEGTILIQPFFGGEARTKSEMRVENNTASSVLTLTSSDTWWRLALPRDANREHPYCKPVKITTRTLVCVAEMDVLMDRAMEMCDSDEKMIKCVVYKGVGHAFQILDESSLATTMTLQMLCDIDAFIHHSENLN; encoded by the coding sequence ATGGAAGCAACCACAATTACCCATGTGACGACCAATAATCCTAATTATAACACCACCATTCATGGACCGGTCGTAGAAGAAGTGGAAGACCTTATTAGAGTCTACAAAGACGGTCACGTGGAACGAACTCAGTTCGTGCCGTGTGTGGATCCCTCACTACCCCTCGAGCTTGGTGTGGCTTGCTCTGATGTTCAGATAGACGAGTTGACAAACGTATGGGCACGTCTCTATGTCCCAACGGTGAACAACTCCTCGTCCGTCTCTAAGCTCCCTTTGCTTGTTTATTTCCACGGTGGAGGCTTCTGCGCCGGCTCGGCTTCTTGGTCGTGTTACCACCAGTTCTTGGGCCGATTGTCAGCTAAATCACGGTGTCTGGTCATGCATGTAAACTACCGTTTAGCCCCTGAGAACCCTCTTCCGGCAGCATACGAAGATGGAGTCAATGCCATTCTTTGGCTCAAGAAAACAAGAAATGATAACTTGTGGTCCGAGCTATGTGACTTTGGCAGTATATTCTTAGCCGGAGACAGCGCCGGAGGCAACATCGCCAACCATGTAGCTTCGAGATTAGCAGACGTTGACGCTCTTATAAAGCCATTGATAATAGAAGGAACGATCTTGATCCAGCCTTTCTTCGGTGGGGAGGCGCGTACCAAGAGCGAGATGCGCGTGGAGAACAACACGGCGAGCTCAGTGCTGACACTTACGTCTTCAGACACGTGGTGGAGGCTGGCTTTGCCGCGTGACGCAAACAGAGAGCATCCGTATTGTAAACCGGTGAAGATCACGACGAGGACGCTGGTTTGTGTGGCGGAGATGGATGTGCTGATGGATAGGGCGATGGAGATGTGCGATAGCGATGAGAAAATGATCAAGTGCGTGGTATACAAAGGCGTTGGTCATGCGTTTCAGATTCTTGATGAGTCTTCGCTTGCTACCACGATGACTCTTCAAATGTTGTGCGACATCGATGCTTTCATCCACCACTCTGAGAATTTAAATTAG